In uncultured Bacteroides sp., one genomic interval encodes:
- a CDS encoding biotin/lipoyl-binding protein has protein sequence MKKEIKFSLLYRDMWQSSGKYQPRADQLARIAPLIIEMGCFARVETNGGAFEQVNLLYGENPNNAVRTFTKPLNEVGIQTHMLDRGLNGLRMYPVPADVRKLMYKVKKAQGVDITRIFCGLNDVRNIIPSITYALEAGMIPQASLCITFSPVHTVEYYADIAEQLIAAGAPEICLKDMAGIGRPVMLGKLVKAIKDKHPEVIVQYHGHSGPGFSMASILEVCENGADIIDVAMEPLSWGKVHPDVLSVQAMLKDAGFQVPEINMKAYMKARSLTQEFIDDFLGYFIDPTNKHTSSLLIGSGLPGGMMGSMMADLKGVQSGINMYLKSKNQNELNIDDLLVMLFDEVAYVWPKLGYPPLVTPFSQYVKNVALMNVMQMVKGEERWTMIDSHTWDMILGKSGKLPGELAPEIIELAKAKGYEFSDENPQENFPDDLDTYKKEMDDNGWEYGPDNEELFELAMHDRQYRDYRSGIAKKRFEDELQRAKDAEMQKNGFTEEDIKKLKRAKAEPITALEKGQVFWDASFESGSTPPAIGQKFYPEETFCYIGTLWGTYDRIPANFSGRIVEVCVKQGAHVSKGDILAYIERIELFA, from the coding sequence ATGAAAAAAGAAATTAAATTTAGCCTTCTTTACCGGGATATGTGGCAATCCTCCGGGAAGTATCAACCAAGGGCTGATCAATTGGCAAGAATTGCACCACTAATTATTGAAATGGGATGTTTTGCTCGCGTGGAGACCAATGGAGGAGCTTTTGAACAAGTAAACTTATTGTACGGTGAGAACCCAAATAATGCAGTGAGAACTTTCACGAAACCATTAAATGAAGTTGGTATTCAAACCCATATGCTCGACCGTGGATTGAACGGGCTACGTATGTATCCGGTCCCTGCTGATGTTCGTAAACTAATGTATAAAGTAAAGAAGGCACAGGGCGTTGATATTACTCGTATTTTTTGTGGTTTAAATGATGTGAGAAATATCATTCCGTCTATTACTTATGCTTTGGAGGCAGGCATGATTCCTCAGGCTTCACTTTGTATTACTTTCTCTCCGGTACATACGGTAGAGTATTATGCAGATATTGCTGAACAGCTAATTGCAGCAGGAGCTCCTGAGATTTGTTTGAAGGATATGGCAGGTATTGGTCGTCCTGTAATGCTTGGGAAATTAGTAAAAGCAATAAAGGACAAACATCCAGAGGTTATTGTTCAGTACCATGGACATTCTGGTCCTGGATTTTCTATGGCTTCTATTCTTGAAGTTTGTGAAAACGGTGCTGATATTATTGATGTTGCCATGGAACCATTGTCCTGGGGAAAAGTTCATCCAGACGTATTGTCTGTTCAGGCTATGTTGAAAGATGCCGGTTTCCAGGTTCCTGAAATCAATATGAAGGCTTATATGAAGGCCCGTAGCTTAACACAAGAATTCATTGATGATTTTCTGGGATATTTTATCGATCCTACAAATAAACATACTTCTTCATTGCTTATTGGCAGTGGACTACCCGGAGGTATGATGGGATCAATGATGGCAGATTTAAAGGGTGTTCAATCTGGAATCAATATGTATTTAAAAAGCAAGAACCAAAATGAGCTTAATATTGATGATTTATTGGTGATGCTCTTTGATGAAGTAGCTTACGTATGGCCAAAATTGGGTTATCCTCCTTTGGTTACTCCATTTAGCCAGTATGTGAAGAATGTTGCATTGATGAATGTAATGCAAATGGTTAAGGGAGAAGAACGCTGGACTATGATTGATTCTCATACCTGGGATATGATTTTGGGTAAGAGTGGTAAATTGCCAGGTGAGCTGGCTCCTGAGATAATCGAATTGGCCAAAGCTAAAGGATATGAATTCTCTGATGAGAATCCACAAGAGAATTTCCCTGATGATTTGGATACGTATAAGAAAGAAATGGACGATAATGGATGGGAATATGGTCCGGATAACGAAGAACTATTCGAACTCGCTATGCATGATCGTCAATACCGTGATTATCGTTCCGGAATTGCAAAGAAACGTTTCGAAGATGAACTACAAAGAGCGAAAGATGCAGAAATGCAAAAGAATGGCTTTACTGAAGAGGATATAAAGAAATTGAAACGTGCTAAAGCTGAACCAATTACAGCTCTTGAAAAAGGACAGGTATTTTGGGACGCAAGCTTTGAATCTGGATCTACTCCTCCGGCTATTGGTCAGAAATTCTATCCAGAAGAAACATTTTGCTATATTGGCACTTTATGGGGAACTTATGATAGAATCCCGGCTAATTTCTCAGGTCGCATCGTTGAAGTCTGTGTGAAACAAGGTGCTCATGTGAGCAAGGGTGATATTCTTGCTTATATAGAAAGAATAGAGTTGTTTGCATAA
- a CDS encoding DUF1634 domain-containing protein yields MFKKDISNRILGDRDLQKIIGTLLRFGVVTASIIALIGGIIYLSVHGMEMRPVYSSFHGEPSAYTSFAGIMDKAFSLDARGIMQLGAVVLIMTPILRVVCSLFSFAIEGDRLYVVITIVVLSVILFSMFSGVKL; encoded by the coding sequence ATGTTTAAAAAAGATATATCAAATAGAATATTGGGAGACCGCGATCTTCAGAAGATTATTGGAACATTGCTTCGCTTCGGAGTAGTTACAGCAAGTATCATAGCTCTGATAGGAGGAATAATTTATCTATCGGTCCATGGAATGGAGATGAGACCGGTTTATAGCAGCTTCCATGGTGAACCTTCGGCATATACTAGCTTTGCCGGGATTATGGATAAAGCTTTTTCACTGGATGCACGTGGTATAATGCAGTTAGGAGCGGTAGTTTTGATTATGACACCAATATTGCGCGTAGTTTGTTCTCTCTTTTCCTTTGCAATAGAGGGAGACAGATTGTATGTTGTGATTACTATAGTTGTATTATCGGTTATATTATTCAGTATGTTCTCCGGAGTAAAATTATAG
- a CDS encoding MATE family efflux transporter, with amino-acid sequence MQGIKHLTEGPIFKQLFNLAMPIMATSFIQMAYSLINAAWVGRIGSEAVAAIGTVGILAWMATSISLLNKVGSEVSVGQAIGAKDEIKARTFASHNLTIALIISILLGIFLFVFAHPIIGVYELNSSISAKAVIYLRIIASAIPFMFLSTAFTGIYNAAGRSKVPFYISGTGLIINIVLDPIFIFVCEWGTTGAAIATWISQAAVLGLFLYKLKGKKDILGGFSIITKLQKSYTLRILKLGLPAATLNTLFAFVNMYICRLASEQGGHIGLMTMTLGGQIEAITWNTSQGFSSALSAFISQNYAAGKQGRVLQAYKATLWITSVLGSFCTFLFLFYGQEVFSLFVPEEKAILAGGVFLFIDGYSQLFMMLEITTQGLFYGTGRTLPPAIISITFNCLRIPLAIILTNLGMGVEGIWWAISITSIAKGLFAYLWFAIIKKRVLNIPSIAIQ; translated from the coding sequence ATGCAAGGAATAAAACACCTCACGGAAGGTCCTATCTTTAAACAGCTATTCAATCTGGCCATGCCAATAATGGCAACCTCTTTCATACAAATGGCTTATAGTCTTATCAATGCGGCATGGGTAGGAAGAATAGGAAGCGAAGCTGTTGCGGCAATTGGAACTGTAGGTATCCTTGCCTGGATGGCTACATCTATTTCATTATTGAATAAAGTTGGTTCCGAAGTTAGTGTGGGACAAGCTATTGGTGCTAAAGATGAAATTAAAGCCAGAACCTTTGCATCTCATAATCTTACTATAGCACTTATTATATCCATATTATTGGGAATATTTCTGTTCGTATTTGCCCACCCCATCATTGGTGTTTATGAATTAAATAGTAGTATATCGGCAAAGGCTGTTATTTATCTAAGAATTATAGCTTCTGCCATACCGTTTATGTTTTTATCAACGGCTTTTACCGGTATTTACAATGCGGCAGGAAGAAGCAAAGTTCCTTTTTATATAAGTGGCACCGGATTAATAATCAATATAGTTCTTGACCCCATATTTATTTTTGTATGTGAATGGGGAACCACCGGGGCAGCAATTGCCACATGGATTTCGCAGGCTGCTGTTTTGGGATTGTTTCTTTATAAATTAAAAGGGAAAAAAGATATATTAGGTGGCTTCAGTATTATTACGAAACTTCAGAAAAGTTATACATTACGTATTCTTAAGCTAGGACTTCCTGCAGCAACACTTAACACATTGTTTGCCTTTGTAAACATGTATATCTGTAGATTAGCTTCCGAACAAGGCGGGCACATTGGTTTAATGACAATGACCCTTGGAGGACAAATTGAAGCTATAACATGGAATACATCGCAAGGATTTTCGAGTGCACTCAGCGCTTTTATCTCTCAAAATTATGCAGCAGGAAAACAAGGCAGGGTATTACAAGCTTATAAAGCAACTTTATGGATAACATCTGTTCTTGGCTCTTTCTGCACATTCCTATTTTTATTCTACGGTCAGGAAGTTTTTTCATTATTTGTTCCCGAAGAAAAGGCAATACTGGCAGGCGGAGTTTTCTTATTCATAGACGGATACTCACAATTGTTTATGATGCTGGAAATTACAACTCAGGGACTATTCTACGGAACAGGCAGAACATTGCCTCCAGCTATTATAAGTATTACTTTTAATTGTTTACGCATTCCATTAGCTATTATACTTACAAATCTGGGAATGGGAGTTGAAGGTATTTGGTGGGCAATTAGTATCACAAGCATTGCAAAAGGCCTTTTTGCCTATCTGTGGTTTGCAATAATTAAGAAACGAGTCTTAAATATTCCTTCAATCGCAATTCAATAA
- the mtgA gene encoding monofunctional biosynthetic peptidoglycan transglycosylase translates to MVKKKVLHILRNLIIAFFGSTILVTLIYRFVPVYVTPLMIIRCMEQMKDGDEIKLKHTWVPFEKISKHLPMAVIASEDNKFPTHNGFDFEAIQLAIEESQEGRRNRGASTISQQTAKNVFLWPESSWLRKGFEVYFTVLIETLWSKERIMEVYLNSIEMGKGIYGAEATAKYKFHTTAKKLSRGQCALIAATLPNPIKFDSANPSRYILRRQGKILRIMQLLPKFPPAKKGK, encoded by the coding sequence ATGGTAAAAAAGAAAGTCCTCCATATCCTTAGGAATCTTATTATTGCATTCTTTGGATCAACAATTTTAGTTACATTAATCTACCGCTTTGTTCCGGTATATGTTACCCCATTAATGATAATCAGGTGCATGGAACAGATGAAAGATGGTGATGAAATTAAACTAAAGCACACATGGGTCCCCTTTGAAAAGATATCAAAACATCTTCCAATGGCAGTTATCGCATCCGAAGATAACAAATTTCCTACCCACAATGGATTTGATTTTGAAGCAATTCAACTTGCCATTGAAGAAAGCCAAGAGGGAAGAAGGAATAGAGGAGCAAGTACTATCAGCCAACAAACAGCCAAAAATGTTTTTCTATGGCCTGAATCGTCATGGTTAAGAAAAGGTTTTGAGGTTTATTTTACTGTTTTAATTGAAACACTATGGTCAAAGGAACGTATCATGGAAGTATACCTTAATTCAATAGAGATGGGCAAAGGTATTTATGGTGCCGAAGCAACCGCAAAATACAAGTTCCATACTACAGCAAAAAAACTTAGCAGAGGGCAATGTGCTTTAATAGCAGCAACCTTGCCTAACCCTATAAAATTCGATTCTGCTAATCCATCCAGATATATTCTCAGACGTCAGGGAAAAATATTACGAATAATGCAGTTATTACCTAAATTCCCTCCTGCTAAAAAAGGGAAATAG
- a CDS encoding lysylphosphatidylglycerol synthase transmembrane domain-containing protein — protein MGSNLKLFKTSYILIPVIIGLSVVGWLFYDEMDISAFSSITFSGRMIFFILLAFILMLGRDLGLMWRYRFMSEKELTWKQAFDVNILCEFTSAVTPLSIGGSSLVVVFLNKEGLSAGRSAAIMISCLFLDELFLVLACTIFFFLIPLKELFGDSTTLTTSVQTLFFLTNGLIAFWTFLLFMALFKRPYWVKKILFKIFSLSLLRSKRNAIVRFSYSLENCSYQFSKKTFSFWLKSFGVTALSWTCRYLVVNALIMAFTPLGNHLIAFARQLLLWILMAVSPTPGGSGLGEFMFKEYYSEFFTVSGVAVIVAFIWRIITYYLYLVLGVCIIPQWVKKLR, from the coding sequence ATGGGAAGCAATCTGAAGCTTTTTAAAACAAGTTATATTCTGATTCCGGTTATTATCGGATTATCAGTAGTTGGTTGGTTGTTTTACGATGAAATGGATATTTCAGCCTTTTCATCTATAACCTTCAGCGGACGAATGATCTTTTTTATATTACTGGCTTTTATTTTAATGCTGGGCCGTGACCTGGGATTAATGTGGCGCTACCGTTTCATGTCAGAGAAAGAACTTACATGGAAGCAGGCTTTTGATGTGAATATACTTTGTGAGTTTACATCCGCAGTAACTCCGCTGTCGATAGGAGGAAGTAGCCTGGTGGTAGTATTCCTCAATAAAGAAGGACTCAGTGCTGGAAGAAGTGCAGCTATTATGATCTCTTGTCTCTTTCTCGATGAATTGTTTTTGGTACTTGCCTGTACCATCTTCTTCTTTCTTATTCCACTAAAGGAATTGTTTGGCGACTCCACTACACTTACAACAAGTGTACAGACATTGTTCTTTTTAACCAACGGACTTATTGCGTTTTGGACATTTCTCCTCTTTATGGCTCTTTTTAAACGTCCTTATTGGGTAAAGAAAATTCTTTTTAAAATTTTTAGCCTGTCACTTTTGCGTTCCAAAAGAAATGCGATAGTCCGGTTTTCTTATAGTCTGGAGAACTGTTCATACCAGTTTAGTAAAAAAACGTTCTCTTTTTGGCTTAAGTCATTTGGTGTAACAGCTCTATCGTGGACTTGTCGCTACCTGGTTGTTAATGCACTGATTATGGCTTTTACCCCGTTGGGGAATCATCTCATTGCTTTTGCCCGCCAATTGCTTCTGTGGATTCTTATGGCGGTTAGTCCCACTCCAGGAGGAAGTGGATTAGGCGAATTTATGTTTAAAGAATATTATTCCGAGTTCTTCACGGTTTCGGGAGTTGCTGTAATTGTGGCGTTTATTTGGCGGATAATTACTTATTATCTTTATCTGGTGCTTGGCGTGTGCATCATTCCTCAGTGGGTGAAGAAACTCCGTTGA
- a CDS encoding glycosyltransferase translates to MIGLFNDCFPPIMDGVSLTIQNYAYWLNKKTKDVCVVTPKLPNVKDNEEYPIYRYSSLPIPMRKPYRLGFPRIDWPFHEKINSLSFELVHAHCPFSSGSLAMRIAKAQKTPIVATFHSKYKADFERAIPNKRIVDYLIKDIIRFYESADEVWIPQASVEETLREYGYKGKVEVVDNGNDYSGNNSAYVLREHAREELGVNSWEFIFLFVGQHIFEKNLVFLLESLAQLRDISFKMFFIGSGYAAEELKQLAEKLNLSSKVFFLGTIIDREILKNYYAAADLFLFPSLYDNAPLVVREAAALHTPSLLIKDSTSAEIITDSVNGFLSYNSTADYAQKIRELVQSPLLMRMVGDKASQTIARSWEEVVDEVYDRYVSLIRRTSGIQKTFLWEAI, encoded by the coding sequence ATGATAGGTCTTTTTAATGATTGTTTTCCTCCTATAATGGATGGAGTTTCCCTGACTATACAGAATTATGCATATTGGCTTAATAAAAAAACAAAGGATGTTTGCGTAGTAACTCCTAAATTACCTAATGTAAAAGATAATGAAGAATACCCTATATATCGTTATTCTTCTCTCCCTATCCCTATGCGAAAACCCTACCGACTGGGGTTTCCACGGATTGACTGGCCTTTCCATGAAAAAATAAATAGTTTATCATTTGAATTAGTTCATGCACATTGCCCGTTCTCTTCAGGATCGTTGGCAATGCGGATAGCTAAGGCTCAGAAGACTCCCATCGTAGCTACTTTCCATTCTAAATATAAAGCCGACTTTGAACGCGCTATTCCTAATAAGCGGATTGTAGATTATCTTATAAAAGACATTATTCGTTTTTATGAGTCGGCTGATGAGGTTTGGATTCCTCAGGCTTCAGTGGAAGAGACGCTCCGCGAGTACGGATACAAAGGTAAGGTAGAGGTTGTAGATAACGGGAATGACTATTCAGGTAATAATTCTGCCTATGTTTTGAGGGAACATGCGCGGGAAGAACTGGGAGTGAATAGTTGGGAGTTTATATTTCTTTTCGTAGGACAGCACATTTTTGAAAAGAATCTGGTATTTCTTCTGGAATCATTGGCACAGTTAAGGGATATTTCCTTTAAGATGTTCTTCATTGGCTCTGGTTATGCAGCAGAAGAACTGAAACAATTAGCTGAAAAATTAAATCTATCCTCGAAAGTCTTTTTTCTGGGAACGATTATCGATAGAGAGATTTTGAAGAATTATTATGCGGCGGCCGACTTGTTTCTGTTCCCTTCACTATATGATAATGCTCCATTGGTGGTTCGTGAAGCCGCTGCATTACATACACCTTCTCTTTTGATAAAAGATTCTACTTCGGCCGAAATAATCACAGATTCTGTTAATGGCTTTTTATCCTATAATTCAACTGCTGATTATGCACAAAAAATTCGTGAATTAGTTCAATCACCTCTTTTAATGCGGATGGTGGGCGATAAAGCTTCTCAAACGATTGCCCGCTCGTGGGAAGAAGTTGTTGATGAAGTGTATGACAGATATGTGAGTTTGATAAGAAGAACTTCGGGAATTCAGAAAACCTTTCTATGGGAAGCAATCTGA
- a CDS encoding sulfite exporter TauE/SafE family protein — protein MSILAFTLILLLGAYLAGLAGSLTGLGGGVVIIPLLTLGFNIDIRYAIGSALVASIATSSGSASAYVKEGITNMRLGMFLEIATTIGAVVGATIAIYMPTNVIAVIFGTVLIFSAVMTIRKKHDHSDVIGSVAARKLKLNGSYPTADGQVHYQLTNVFGGFSMMSLAGVLSGLLGIGSGALKVLAMDAAMRVPFKVSTTTSNFMIGVTAAASAVVYLQRGYIDPGIAFPVIIGVLGGATTGAKLLPRMNVKVLRIIFSVAITIVALNMMYNGFNNRF, from the coding sequence ATGTCAATTCTTGCATTTACATTAATTCTTCTTCTGGGAGCATATCTGGCCGGATTGGCTGGCTCGCTTACCGGATTGGGCGGGGGAGTGGTTATTATTCCGCTACTAACATTAGGCTTTAATATAGATATTCGTTATGCCATTGGTTCTGCTTTGGTTGCTTCTATTGCTACTTCTTCAGGATCGGCGAGTGCTTACGTAAAAGAGGGAATAACCAATATGCGTCTGGGTATGTTTCTCGAAATAGCAACAACTATTGGTGCTGTTGTTGGTGCAACAATCGCAATTTATATGCCTACAAATGTAATTGCTGTAATCTTTGGTACGGTACTGATCTTCTCGGCTGTAATGACAATAAGAAAGAAACATGATCATAGTGATGTTATAGGAAGTGTTGCTGCCAGAAAATTAAAACTGAATGGTTCTTATCCTACTGCTGATGGGCAGGTTCATTATCAGTTGACCAATGTCTTCGGAGGCTTTTCCATGATGTCTCTTGCAGGAGTGCTATCTGGTTTGTTGGGTATTGGTTCGGGAGCATTAAAAGTTTTAGCTATGGATGCTGCTATGCGGGTTCCTTTTAAGGTAAGTACCACAACCAGTAACTTTATGATTGGAGTTACGGCAGCTGCCAGTGCTGTTGTGTATCTGCAAAGAGGATATATTGATCCCGGCATTGCCTTTCCTGTTATTATTGGAGTATTGGGCGGAGCAACTACCGGAGCTAAGCTTCTTCCAAGAATGAATGTTAAAGTGTTGAGAATAATATTTAGCGTTGCAATTACTATCGTTGCACTTAACATGATGTATAACGGTTTTAATAATAGATTCTAA
- a CDS encoding RNA polymerase sigma factor has protein sequence MKSLNFKSDLLGVQDELLRFAYKLTANREEANDLLQETSLKALDNEDKFTPDTNFKGWMYTIMRNIFINNYRKVMRDQTFVDQTENMYHLNQSQDSGFDSTEGAYDIKEIHRVVNSLPKEYKIPFSMHVSGFKYREIADKLNLPLGTVKSRIFFTRQRLQQQLKDFV, from the coding sequence ATGAAAAGTTTAAATTTTAAAAGTGATTTGCTTGGAGTACAGGACGAACTACTTCGCTTTGCGTATAAATTAACAGCAAACAGGGAAGAAGCAAATGATTTATTGCAGGAAACATCTTTGAAAGCACTCGACAACGAAGATAAATTTACACCCGATACCAACTTTAAGGGGTGGATGTATACTATAATGCGTAATATATTTATTAATAATTATCGGAAGGTGATGAGGGATCAAACATTCGTTGATCAGACAGAGAATATGTACCATCTTAATCAATCACAGGATTCAGGTTTTGATAGCACTGAAGGAGCTTATGACATTAAAGAAATTCATAGAGTAGTTAATTCATTGCCAAAAGAATATAAGATACCTTTTTCTATGCATGTTTCTGGTTTTAAATATCGTGAAATTGCCGATAAACTAAATTTACCTCTAGGAACAGTGAAGAGCCGCATCTTTTTTACGCGACAACGGTTGCAACAACAATTAAAGGATTTTGTATGA
- a CDS encoding DUF5103 domain-containing protein — protein MKKQLILCVFLITALIVKAQRNEVFSPNIQSLQIKVNDNWLAPPIVNLNSDDVLEISFDELSHEYHRFQYVISHHNADWTPSGLSDIEFLEGFNNSPIEDYQNSLNTTMLYTHYRVSFPNEQVKLKASGNYIITIFDDNDNSKPVCKACFSVIEKKVTVSATVSSNTDIDNNKSHQQVSFNVNYNGYNIRNPQSEVKIKVMQNLRQDNCVTNLTPSYISANELKFEHNKNLIFDAGNEFRRFEMVSVKYAAQGIQRIKFFDPYYHVTLIPDELRTKNYSYDQDQNGRYLVRYDWATNNDIEADYLLVHFSLPWKDELPEGNFYLQGAFTHDNLTDNYCLKYNPESKAFETIQLLKQGAYNYQYLFMPTNSNKTTTALTEGNYYESENEYLILVYHRPFGERHDRLIGVQQVYFK, from the coding sequence ATGAAAAAACAGCTGATATTATGTGTATTTCTTATTACTGCTTTGATTGTCAAAGCACAGAGAAATGAAGTTTTTTCGCCTAACATTCAAAGCTTACAGATAAAGGTTAACGATAACTGGCTTGCTCCTCCAATCGTTAACCTGAATTCTGATGATGTATTAGAAATCTCCTTTGATGAGCTATCACACGAATATCACCGTTTTCAATATGTTATCTCACATCACAATGCAGACTGGACTCCTTCAGGATTAAGCGATATTGAATTTCTGGAAGGTTTTAATAATAGTCCTATTGAAGACTATCAGAATTCATTGAATACTACGATGCTATACACGCATTATCGAGTATCTTTCCCTAACGAGCAAGTTAAACTAAAAGCCTCTGGAAACTATATTATTACTATATTTGACGATAATGATAATTCAAAACCTGTATGCAAAGCTTGTTTCTCTGTAATAGAAAAGAAAGTAACAGTTTCGGCAACTGTAAGCAGCAATACAGATATAGACAATAACAAATCACATCAACAAGTTTCTTTCAATGTCAATTATAACGGATATAATATCCGTAATCCTCAAAGTGAGGTAAAAATTAAAGTTATGCAAAATCTGCGTCAGGATAATTGTGTGACTAATCTAACACCTTCATATATCAGTGCAAATGAACTAAAATTTGAGCATAATAAGAATCTGATTTTCGATGCGGGGAATGAATTCAGACGATTTGAAATGGTTAGCGTAAAATATGCAGCACAAGGTATACAAAGAATTAAGTTTTTTGATCCGTATTATCATGTAACTTTAATCCCCGATGAGCTAAGAACAAAGAACTACAGCTATGATCAAGACCAGAACGGGCGTTATCTGGTACGATATGATTGGGCTACTAATAATGATATCGAAGCAGACTATTTACTAGTTCACTTTTCTCTCCCATGGAAAGACGAATTACCGGAGGGTAATTTCTATTTGCAGGGAGCATTTACTCACGACAACTTAACTGATAATTATTGTTTGAAATACAACCCTGAATCGAAAGCTTTTGAAACTATCCAATTACTAAAACAGGGAGCATATAACTATCAGTATCTTTTTATGCCTACTAATAGCAATAAAACAACTACAGCACTCACCGAAGGAAATTACTATGAATCAGAAAATGAATATCTGATATTAGTATATCATCGTCCTTTCGGAGAAAGACATGATCGGTTGATTGGAGTGCAACAAGTTTATTTCAAATAA
- a CDS encoding OmpA family protein, protein MKKIKLLSVLLSFSLVFGGCGMSNTAKGGLIGAGSGAALGAIIGQIAGHSGKSTAIGAAIGTAVGAGAGVIIGKKMDKAAAEAAAIEQAKVEKITDANGLTAVKVTFDGGILFATNSSVLNSTSKVALTKLANVLSEDRTMDIAVYGHTDNTGSLAVNQKLSAERAGSVATHLRNNGVATSQFKYVLGKDYQEPIASNATAEGRAQNRRVEVYMYASEQMIKDASK, encoded by the coding sequence ATGAAAAAGATTAAGTTATTATCAGTTTTATTGAGCTTCTCTTTGGTATTCGGAGGATGCGGAATGTCTAATACTGCAAAAGGTGGTTTAATTGGCGCTGGCTCAGGTGCAGCTCTGGGTGCTATTATTGGCCAAATTGCAGGACACAGTGGTAAAAGTACAGCTATTGGTGCAGCTATAGGTACAGCAGTTGGTGCTGGTGCTGGTGTTATTATCGGTAAGAAGATGGATAAAGCCGCTGCTGAAGCTGCTGCTATTGAACAGGCTAAGGTAGAAAAAATAACAGATGCTAATGGTCTTACAGCCGTAAAGGTTACTTTTGACGGAGGTATCTTATTCGCAACTAATTCAAGTGTATTAAATTCTACATCTAAAGTAGCTTTAACTAAATTAGCAAACGTTCTTTCTGAAGACAGAACAATGGACATTGCAGTATATGGACATACAGATAACACAGGTTCATTAGCAGTAAACCAAAAATTATCTGCTGAACGTGCTGGTTCTGTTGCAACACATCTAAGAAACAATGGTGTTGCTACTTCTCAGTTTAAATATGTACTTGGTAAAGACTATCAAGAACCAATTGCAAGCAATGCAACTGCTGAAGGTAGAGCACAAAATCGTCGTGTAGAAGTTTACATGTATGCAAGTGAACAAATGATTAAAGATGCAAGCAAATAA